TTCAGCATCGGCTACCGCGCCACCTTCGGCCCGCACACGGTCTACACCGCCTTCAACCGTCTGAACGACAAGACCCGCTTCAACGGGGATACCGATTCCTACGGCGTGGTCTACACCTATGCGCTGTCCAAGCGCACCGACCTGAACTTTGTCGCGACCCATTTCGACAACAAGGCGGGCGGTCAGGCCGCGCCGGGTCAGGCCGGCTTCCTCGGCGGCTTCACCCGCGCGCCGGGCGTGGACTCCAACAATCTGGCGATGGGCATCCGTCACCGTTTCTGATCCGGCCGGGCGGATGGCGGCGACCGTGCTGCCACAATCCGCCTGACGTTGAGAGCGAAGCAAGCAAGGGCCGCCGCGTGCGGCCCTTGTCTTTTTGTGCTGAGCAGGCGGCGCATGGAACGATCGGAGGATTTGCGTGGAATGGTGGCAGCAGCAGCGATGCGGGGTTGATGCATCAGGTGCAAGGCCATGGCATGTCGTGGCCGTGACGGCCTTGCTGGTCGCAGGTTGCGCCCACCAGGCGCCGCCGCCGGCCGATACGGGTGCGGCGCAGCAGATCGATCTGCCGGGCTGGTCCGACCAGACCCTGCCGGGCAAGCGCGCGACGGCCTACAGCCTCAGCGCGCAGGGCGGGCGTTCCTGCGTGCTGGCGCGGGCCGAGCAGTCGGCAAGCCTGTGGCGGCGCCGCCTGCAGCTGGCGCCGGAGTCGCTGGCCCAGGTCGAGTTCTCCTGGTGGCTGATGCGCGCCGAGCCGCGCGCGACCGTGACCCAGTCGGACCGTGACGATGCGCCGGCGCGTCTGGTGCTGGCCTTTGATGGCGACCGGCAGCGCCTGTCGCTGCGCAACCGCGCGCTGTTCGAGATGATGGAAACGCTGACCGGTGAGGCGCCGCCCTACGCCACCCTGATGTATGTCTGGGACAGCCATGCCGAGCCCGGCAGCATGGTGGTCAGCGTGCACAGCGACCGCGTGCGCAAGATCGTCGTCGGCTCCGGCGATGGGCAGCAGGGGCGCTGGCTCGATTTCCGGCGCGATGTGGTGGCCGACTACCGGCGCGCCTTCGGCGAGCCGCCCGGCGCGCTGGTCGGTGCGGCCTTCATGACCGATGCCGACAACACCCGCAGCCGCAAGACCGCCTGCTACGGCGACCTGGTCTTCCGCGCACCCGACGCCAGCCTGCTGCCCGGCAGCCTGCAATTACCACAGGGCAACAAACCCGCATCGGCGTCCTAGGGCTTTCCCGTTTGCCGCTGTTACCAGACTTCTCCATGATGGCGCCCAGCCGGCCGGTGCACTGCCTTGGTGCCCGGTCGATGTATGTGCATGCGCTGAGGGGCTGCCTTGCTGTATTGACCAGCTGCCACGCTTGGCGCGCGTTGCGTGACGGCGGTGGCATCAGGCATGGCAGGTGGCCCGGATCATGCATGCGACGAGCGTGGTAATGGTGGCCCACGTTTCCAATCGCTGACCGACAAGACATGCTAGTTTTCATTCTCAGACGCCTCGCTCAGGCCATCGTCGTGATGCTGACCGTGGCCTTCATCGCCTTCATGCTGTTCCAGTATGTCGGCGACCCGGTCACCAACCTGCTGGGCCAAGACGCGACGCCCGAACAACGCGACCAGCTGCGCAAGGACCTGGGCCTGGACGATCCCTTCCCGGTTCAGTTCGCCAAGTTCATCGGCAATGCGGTGCAGGGCGAGTTCGGCCTCAGCCTGCGCCAGGGCCGCAAGGTCTCGACCCTGATCGTCGAGCGCTTCCCCGCCACGCTGGAGCTGGCGATGGCGGCCGGCGTGATCGCGCTCGTGGTGGGCATACCGCTGGGCGTCTACGCCGCGCTGCGGCGCGGGCGCTTCGCCTCACAGCTGCTGATGACCTTGTCGCTGCTGGGCGTGTCGCTGCCGACCTTCCTGATCGGCATCCTGCTGATCCTGATCTTTGCGGTGAACCTGAAATGGCTGCCCAGCTTCGGCCGCGGCGAGGTGATCGCCTTCGGCACATGGACCACCGGCCTCTTAACCTGGGACGGGCTCAAGCATCTGCTGCTGCCGGCGATCACCTTGTCGGTGTTCCAGCTGACCCTGATCATGCGCCTGGTGCGCGCCGAGATGCTGGAGGTGCTGCGCACCGACTACATCAAGTTCGCCCGCGCCCGCGGCCTCTCCAACCGCGCCGTGTATTTCGGCCACGCGCTGAAGAACACCCTGGTGCCGGTGATCACGATCACCGGCCTGCAGCTCGGCTCGCTGATCGCCTTCGCGATCATCACCGAGACCGTGTTCCAGTGGCCGGGCATGGGCCTGCTTTTCATCCAGGCGGTGCAGTTCGCCGACATCCCGGTGATGGCCGCCTATCTGTGCCTGATCTCCTTCATCTTCGTCACGATCAACCTGCTGGTCGACATGCTGTATTTCGCGGTTGATCCGCGCCTGCGCATCGAGGGCAAGGCCGGAGGCCACTGAGATGGTGGCGCTCACCGACAACGGCGCCTATCAGCGGCTGTTCGCGCTGCGCGGCGAGCTGACCGCGCTGCGCCGCGAGCTGCATGCGATGCCCGAGCTGGGCTTCCAGGAAACGCGCACCGCGGCGCGCGTCGTCGAGGCGTTGCGGGTCTGCGGCGTCGACGAGATCCACACCGGCATCGGCCGCACCGGCGTCGTCGCGCTGATCCATGGCCGCTCGGGCCCTGGCGGACGCATGCTGGGCCTGCGCGCCGACATGGATGCGCTGCCGCTGCAGGAGGACAATGATGTGCCCTGGCGTTCGGCGACGCCGGGCCTGATGCATGCCTGCGGCCATGACGGCCACACCGCGATGCTGGTGGCCGCGGCGCGCCATCTGGCCGAGACGCGCCAGTTCGACGGCACCGCGGTGCTGATCTTCCAGCCCGGCGAGGAGGGCTATGCCGGCGCGCGCGAGATGATCAATGACGGGCTGTTCGAGCGCTTCCCGGTCGAGTCGGTCTACGCGATGCACAACTGGCCGCTGATGCCGGCCGGCCGCATCGGCCTGAATCCCGGCGCGATGATGGCCGCGGCTGATCAGATCGAGATCGTGCTGCAGGGCCGCGGCGGCCATGGCGCCCATCCGCAGCTGGCGGTCGATCCGGTGCTGATGGCCGGCCATGTGATCACCGCGGTGCAGAGTCTGGTGTCGCGCAATGTGGCGCCGATGGATCAGGCGGTGATCAGCCTGTGCGCGATGCAGGCCGGCGATCCCGGCGCCTTCAGCGTGATCCCGCGCGAGGCGCGTCTGACCGGCACCGTGCGCACCTTCCGGCCCGAGGTGCAGCAGCTGATCGAGGAGCGCCTGAACGCGCTGGTCGAATCGCTGGCCCTGGGCTTCGGCGGCCATGCGACGGTGCACTACAAACGCCTGTACCCGGCCACGATCAACACCGCGCCCGAGGCGGCCTTCGCGGCGCGCGTCGCGGCCTCGCTGGTCGGCGCATCCAATGTGCAGGCCGACCTGCCGCCCAGCATGGGCTCGGAGGATTTTTCCTTCATGCTGCAGGCCAAGCCCGGCGCCTATCTGCGCATCGGCCAGGCCGCGGTCGACGGCAGCGGCAATGCCTGCGGCCTGCACAACCCGCGCTACGACTTCAACGACGAGATCCTGCCGCTGGGCGGCGCGCTGTTCGCCGCGCTGGTCGAGCAGGGGCTGCCTTCGTCTTCCTCCGCATCCA
This genomic stretch from Roseateles sp. DAIF2 harbors:
- a CDS encoding DUF3047 domain-containing protein, which codes for MTALLVAGCAHQAPPPADTGAAQQIDLPGWSDQTLPGKRATAYSLSAQGGRSCVLARAEQSASLWRRRLQLAPESLAQVEFSWWLMRAEPRATVTQSDRDDAPARLVLAFDGDRQRLSLRNRALFEMMETLTGEAPPYATLMYVWDSHAEPGSMVVSVHSDRVRKIVVGSGDGQQGRWLDFRRDVVADYRRAFGEPPGALVGAAFMTDADNTRSRKTACYGDLVFRAPDASLLPGSLQLPQGNKPASAS
- a CDS encoding ABC transporter permease codes for the protein MLVFILRRLAQAIVVMLTVAFIAFMLFQYVGDPVTNLLGQDATPEQRDQLRKDLGLDDPFPVQFAKFIGNAVQGEFGLSLRQGRKVSTLIVERFPATLELAMAAGVIALVVGIPLGVYAALRRGRFASQLLMTLSLLGVSLPTFLIGILLILIFAVNLKWLPSFGRGEVIAFGTWTTGLLTWDGLKHLLLPAITLSVFQLTLIMRLVRAEMLEVLRTDYIKFARARGLSNRAVYFGHALKNTLVPVITITGLQLGSLIAFAIITETVFQWPGMGLLFIQAVQFADIPVMAAYLCLISFIFVTINLLVDMLYFAVDPRLRIEGKAGGH
- a CDS encoding M20 aminoacylase family protein, with protein sequence MVALTDNGAYQRLFALRGELTALRRELHAMPELGFQETRTAARVVEALRVCGVDEIHTGIGRTGVVALIHGRSGPGGRMLGLRADMDALPLQEDNDVPWRSATPGLMHACGHDGHTAMLVAAARHLAETRQFDGTAVLIFQPGEEGYAGAREMINDGLFERFPVESVYAMHNWPLMPAGRIGLNPGAMMAAADQIEIVLQGRGGHGAHPQLAVDPVLMAGHVITAVQSLVSRNVAPMDQAVISLCAMQAGDPGAFSVIPREARLTGTVRTFRPEVQQLIEERLNALVESLALGFGGHATVHYKRLYPATINTAPEAAFAARVAASLVGASNVQADLPPSMGSEDFSFMLQAKPGAYLRIGQAAVDGSGNACGLHNPRYDFNDEILPLGGALFAALVEQGLPSSSSASTSPGVPVQ